A region of Desulfobacteraceae bacterium DNA encodes the following proteins:
- a CDS encoding XdhC family protein: protein MNPIPETAARLLDEGQTFVLATIVSRHGSTPRTAGTRMIVTAYGRIRGTIGGGLVEANVIEAAGGVLQSKRPLLMPFDLTRSEVAAMDMICGGRLEVLLECVRPGSPAAGVLRGWRDAIGRREACQLVTVIRFAGAAVADTDHLLIQDRRVVVGGRSLPDEALERILDAGDGAAGLRSVALGGDLAVVEAVLPGEIVYLFGAGHVAQPTSRLAAFAGFRVVVVDDRPEFASRERFPDAEEVRVVPDFVVALNGCRHDPEAFVVILTRGHLHDKTVLAQALRTDAGYIGMIGSRRKRDQIYAALGQEGFTEADLQRVSSPIGLPIGAETPEEIAFSIVAELIQVRARRRRA from the coding sequence ATGAATCCTATTCCGGAAACGGCCGCCCGCCTGCTGGACGAGGGTCAGACCTTCGTCCTGGCCACCATCGTGAGCCGCCACGGGTCCACCCCCAGGACGGCGGGCACCCGGATGATCGTCACTGCCTACGGCAGGATCCGGGGCACCATCGGCGGCGGGCTGGTGGAGGCGAACGTCATCGAAGCGGCCGGCGGGGTGCTGCAGTCCAAGCGCCCCTTACTGATGCCCTTCGACTTGACCCGTTCCGAGGTGGCCGCCATGGACATGATCTGCGGCGGCCGGCTGGAGGTGCTCCTGGAGTGCGTCCGGCCGGGAAGCCCGGCCGCGGGGGTGCTGCGGGGCTGGCGGGACGCCATCGGGCGGCGGGAGGCCTGTCAGCTGGTGACCGTGATTCGGTTTGCGGGGGCGGCGGTGGCGGACACCGACCACCTGCTGATCCAGGATCGCCGGGTGGTCGTCGGCGGCCGCAGCCTTCCCGACGAGGCGCTGGAGCGCATCCTGGACGCGGGCGATGGTGCAGCCGGCCTGCGCAGCGTGGCCCTGGGCGGGGATCTGGCCGTGGTCGAGGCGGTGCTGCCGGGGGAGATTGTCTACCTCTTCGGTGCCGGGCACGTGGCCCAGCCCACCTCGCGGCTGGCCGCGTTCGCCGGGTTTCGTGTAGTGGTGGTGGACGACCGGCCGGAATTCGCCAGCCGCGAACGCTTCCCCGATGCGGAGGAGGTCCGGGTGGTGCCGGACTTTGTGGTTGCGCTGAACGGGTGCCGGCACGACCCCGAGGCCTTTGTCGTCATCCTGACCCGCGGGCACCTCCACGACAAGACGGTGCTTGCCCAGGCGCTCCGGACCGATGCCGGCTACATCGGGATGATCGGCAGCCGGCGCAAGCGCGACCAGATTTACGCAGCCCTGGGCCAGGAAGGCTTCACCGAGGCCGACCTGCAGCGGGTGTCCTCGCCCATCGGCCTGCCTATCGGCGCGGAGACCCCGGAGGAGATCGCCTTCAGCATCGTGGCCGAACTGATCCAGGTCCGGGCCCGCAGGCGGCGGGCGTGA
- a CDS encoding histidine phosphatase family protein has protein sequence MTVLYLLRHGAIDWPEPDTFIGQTDPPLSAEGRRQALAWRDPIGEAGFSAVWSSDLKRCAETAALVFGGGQAQIRFSSGLREIHLGGWDGIPRRRIREGHPDLWEARGRDLGGFRPPGGESFRDLQQRVVSRVGGLVAKDPGPVCIVTHAGVIRVLICHCLGMPLANLFRLRLDPARLSVVSMAPERLELLGLNLPAPGPGGVPDRRPRGTAGPS, from the coding sequence ATGACAGTCCTCTACCTTCTTCGCCATGGTGCCATCGATTGGCCGGAACCCGACACCTTCATCGGGCAGACGGACCCACCCCTCAGTGCGGAAGGCAGACGGCAGGCGCTGGCCTGGCGGGACCCCATCGGCGAGGCCGGGTTCTCGGCCGTCTGGTCGAGCGATCTCAAGCGCTGCGCCGAAACCGCCGCTCTGGTTTTCGGCGGCGGTCAGGCGCAGATCCGGTTCTCGTCGGGGCTCCGCGAAATCCACCTTGGCGGCTGGGACGGAATCCCCAGGCGCCGCATCCGGGAAGGCCACCCGGACCTGTGGGAGGCCCGCGGCCGGGATCTGGGTGGTTTCAGGCCGCCGGGGGGTGAAAGCTTCCGTGACCTCCAGCAGCGGGTCGTGTCCCGGGTGGGGGGCTTGGTCGCGAAGGACCCCGGCCCGGTCTGCATCGTTACCCATGCCGGTGTGATCCGGGTCCTGATCTGTCACTGCCTTGGGATGCCCCTTGCCAACCTGTTCCGCCTCCGGTTGGACCCCGCCCGACTGAGCGTCGTCTCCATGGCCCCGGAGCGGCTCGAGTTGCTGGGCTTGAACCTTCCGGCACCGGGTCCCGGCGGGGTGCCCGACCGGCGCCCGAGAGGAACCGCAGGCCCTTCCTGA
- a CDS encoding NTP transferase domain-containing protein: MNPASVAALVLSAGFSERMGDFKPLMTLGGETLLERAVRLFQSVGVGAVHVVVGHRAAELTPRVEGLGGRWVFNPAYAEGMFSSVVAGVASLAAGTEAFFVLPVDIPLVRPATLRDLLAALPPGGSAVCHPTFGGRRGHPPLIGGRHIQRILSWREDGGLAALLGRLEAHALDVPVVDEGIHLDMDRPEDHRHLVERLERRGVLSPPECGALLERLQVPPAVAAHCLAVADVALRMAEALNAAGAGLDLELVRGAALVHDMLRGAPDHAVRGGALLRALGVPLMAEVVEAHMDIAVRTEGPLRETEVVYLADKLVMGDRFVGLDERFGERLEQKTAAPQARAAARRRLDAARAIAGRVRAATGRSLESFGGPGQGRGETGS, translated from the coding sequence GTGAATCCGGCATCCGTCGCCGCCTTGGTCCTGTCGGCCGGCTTTTCGGAGCGCATGGGGGACTTCAAGCCGCTGATGACCCTGGGCGGGGAGACCCTCCTGGAGCGGGCCGTGCGCCTCTTTCAATCCGTGGGGGTGGGGGCCGTCCACGTGGTGGTGGGGCACCGGGCCGCCGAGCTGACCCCCCGGGTGGAGGGGCTGGGCGGCCGCTGGGTGTTTAATCCGGCCTACGCGGAAGGCATGTTCTCCTCGGTGGTGGCCGGAGTGGCGAGTCTGGCCGCCGGCACGGAGGCGTTTTTCGTGCTGCCGGTGGACATCCCCCTGGTCCGGCCGGCGACCCTGCGGGACCTGCTGGCGGCCCTGCCGCCGGGGGGAAGCGCCGTTTGCCACCCCACCTTCGGGGGGCGGAGGGGCCACCCGCCCCTGATCGGGGGGCGCCACATCCAGCGGATTCTCTCCTGGCGGGAGGACGGCGGTCTGGCCGCCCTGCTGGGACGCCTGGAGGCGCACGCCCTGGACGTCCCGGTGGTGGACGAGGGCATCCACCTGGACATGGACCGGCCGGAGGACCATCGGCATCTGGTCGAGCGTCTGGAAAGGCGTGGGGTCCTCTCGCCGCCGGAGTGCGGTGCGCTCCTGGAACGGCTGCAGGTGCCGCCGGCGGTGGCGGCCCACTGCCTGGCCGTGGCGGACGTGGCCTTACGGATGGCCGAGGCGCTGAACGCGGCCGGGGCCGGGCTGGACCTCGAGCTGGTCCGGGGTGCGGCCCTGGTCCACGACATGCTTCGGGGTGCGCCGGACCACGCGGTGCGGGGTGGGGCGCTGCTGCGGGCCCTCGGCGTGCCGCTCATGGCCGAGGTCGTCGAGGCCCACATGGACATCGCGGTGCGGACCGAGGGCCCGCTCCGGGAGACCGAGGTGGTCTACCTGGCGGACAAGCTGGTGATGGGCGACCGATTCGTGGGGCTTGACGAGCGGTTTGGCGAGCGCCTGGAGCAGAAGACCGCCGCCCCCCAGGCCCGGGCCGCCGCCCGCCGCCGGCTGGACGCCGCTCGGGCCATCGCGGGGCGGGTCCGGGCAGCCACCGGCCGCTCCCTGGAGAGTTTCGGCGGCCCCGGGCAGGGGAGGGGTGAAACCGGATCGTAA
- a CDS encoding class I SAM-dependent methyltransferase encodes MSQEEFTARVKRNVIDNFDQSIAIYQAFEEKHGFFSALALKLAETIGLRAGASVLDVGCGTGISARVLHDRLGCGVLGVDLCPAMVAAGCSACNLPGICLAVGDGEDLAPVVKGRHFDYVLYNASIFIFPDVSKTINEAFACLKSGGKIAFSFYPELVGENDEDLFAMAFQRLGEPLPRFRVISDYAKITETLERRCGNIRHHRWERPLAIEFLQDFFSIPAQSASLFPGRGYEARRDLAKRLFATLNDMTDTGRIVWPMAESLK; translated from the coding sequence ATGAGCCAAGAGGAGTTCACTGCCAGGGTCAAGCGCAACGTCATCGACAATTTCGACCAAAGCATCGCAATTTACCAGGCGTTTGAGGAAAAGCATGGCTTTTTTTCGGCTCTCGCCTTGAAACTGGCCGAAACCATCGGCCTGCGGGCCGGCGCATCGGTGCTGGACGTGGGGTGCGGCACGGGGATCTCCGCCAGGGTGCTGCATGATCGCTTGGGCTGCGGCGTGCTGGGGGTGGATTTGTGCCCCGCCATGGTGGCTGCCGGGTGTTCGGCGTGCAATCTCCCCGGCATCTGTCTGGCGGTGGGGGACGGGGAGGATCTGGCCCCGGTGGTCAAAGGCCGGCATTTCGATTACGTGCTCTACAATGCCTCGATTTTTATCTTTCCCGACGTTTCCAAAACCATAAATGAAGCCTTTGCCTGCCTTAAAAGCGGCGGTAAAATCGCCTTTTCTTTCTATCCCGAGCTGGTGGGGGAGAACGACGAGGATCTCTTTGCAATGGCGTTTCAGCGGCTGGGAGAGCCCCTGCCGCGATTTCGCGTGATCAGCGATTACGCTAAAATCACCGAGACCCTGGAGCGGCGCTGCGGCAATATCCGCCACCATCGCTGGGAGCGCCCGCTGGCAATTGAATTTTTGCAGGATTTTTTTTCGATACCGGCACAGTCAGCTTCGCTCTTCCCTGGGCGCGGTTACGAGGCCCGGCGCGACCTTGCAAAACGCCTTTTCGCCACCCTGAACGATATGACCGACACGGGGCGGATCGTGTGGCCCATGGCCGAAAGTTTGAAGTAA
- a CDS encoding LysR family transcriptional regulator gives MTRTPATFAIRSKIWIEGADGKVAFGLGRYRILETIRRTGSFHAPAKELKMSYRAIWMRIRTSEESIGKSLVVREGNGSRLTRYAEGLMTRFENLQASILRHADEGYRDILAEHLTCSDDR, from the coding sequence ATGACCCGAACACCCGCAACTTTTGCGATCCGCTCCAAGATTTGGATCGAAGGCGCCGACGGCAAGGTGGCCTTCGGCCTGGGGCGCTACCGCATCCTCGAAACCATCCGCCGAACCGGCTCTTTTCACGCCCCCGCCAAGGAGCTCAAGATGAGCTACCGGGCGATCTGGATGCGCATCCGCACCTCCGAGGAAAGCATCGGAAAGTCCTTGGTCGTCCGGGAGGGAAACGGCTCGCGGCTGACCCGATACGCCGAGGGGCTCATGACCCGCTTCGAGAACCTCCAGGCCAGCATCCTGCGCCATGCGGACGAAGGGTATCGGGACATCCTCGCCGAACACCTGACCTGCTCCGACGACCGCTGA